The following are encoded in a window of Lates calcarifer isolate ASB-BC8 linkage group LG20, TLL_Latcal_v3, whole genome shotgun sequence genomic DNA:
- the yipf5 gene encoding protein YIPF5: MSGFDNFNTDFYQSSYSVDDQSQATYGYGNADNPYNKPYGQYDYSQPMGYSSPGMMQPQQPYTGQIFQPTQTYTPSPSQSMYSSSFDDEPPLLEELGINFDHIWQKTLTVLHPMKAADGSIMNETDLAGPMVFCLAFGATLLLSGKIQFGYVYGISAIGCLGMYCLLNLMSMTGVSFGCVASVLGYCLLPMILLSSFGVLFSLQGMMGIILTAAIIGWCSFSASKIFISALAMDGQQLLVAYPCALLYGVFALISVF; the protein is encoded by the exons ATGTCTGGGTTTGACAACTTTAACACAGACTTTTACCAGTCAAGCTACAGCGTAGATGACCAAAGCCAGGCCACCTATGGCTATGGCAACGCAGACAACCCCTATAACAA gcCATATGGTCAGTATGACTACTCCCAGCCCATGGGCTACTCTTCCCCAGGGATGATGCAACCTCAGCAGCCATACACAGGACAAATTTTCCAGCCCACACAGACCTACACCCCATCCCCATCACAGTCCAtgtacagcagcagctttgatgACGAGCCACCGCTGCTAGAAG AACTAGGAATCAACTTTGACCACATCTGGCAGAAAACCTTGACAGTGCTCCATCCAATGAAAGCAGCAGACGGCAGCATCATGAATGAGACAGACCTGGCTGGGCCCATGGTCTTCTGTTTGGCATTCGGAGCGACACTCCTGCTG TCAGGTAAGATCCAGTTTGGCTATGTATACGGTATCAGTGCAATCGGCTGCCTCGGCATGTACTGCCTACTCAACCTTATGAGTATGACGGGCGTCTCCTTCGGCTGTGTGGCAAGCGTGTTGGGATACTGCCTCCTCCCCATGATCCTCCTCTCCAGCTTCGGAGTCCTCTTCTCTTTACA GGGCATGATGGGAATTATATTAACAGCAGCAATCATTGGCTGGTGCAGCTTCTCAGCTTCAAAGATCTTCATCTCGGCGTTAGCCATGGATGGGCAACAGCTGTTGGTTGCTTACCCCTGTGCTCTCCTATATGGGGTCTTTGCACTCATCTCTGTCttctaa